TTCTCATTTCACCGGAGCTTACCGCGTTAGCTCATGAGTTTTGCAAGAATCAAAATGTAACGCTGAATATCCTGCTATTCAGTATCTTCTGCGCTCTGTTGCACCGGGTAACCGGGCAGCGGGATCTTGTCATTGGATCTCCGTGCGCAAACCGGAACGAAGATACGGAGGAGCTGATTGGGCTCTTCATGAATATTCAGGTACTTCGCGTGGGGATCGAACCGCAGGAGACGTTTCGATCTCTGCTTACAAAGGTGCAGGACTGGACGCTTGGCGCATACGAAAATCAGGAGCTTCCGTTTGAGGAGCTGATCTATGACTCACATTTCTCGCACAACAATACTTCGTTTGAGATTCCGATCTTCTTTCTGTATCAGAAGTCGTTCATGGTGATTCAGCGGGTTGCCGGACTTGAGATTACGCCGCTGCGATCAATGAGTCCGGGCGCCGTCTTCGAGTGGATGTTCGCCATCGTCGATCGGCCGGAAGAAGGACCGCGGCTGCAGCTTGAATACAATCCCAACTACTTTCGTCCAGGAACAATTCAACGATATCTGACGAGTTTCATTGCACTGTTGGAGTCTGCAGTGCGGGAATCCTCAATCCAGCTGGAGAAGATGGCTCCGGCAGACGATTTTCTTCCTGCCAAGCTGCCCGATAACCAGAGCCGAATCGTATCGCGCAGAAACGCGCGGCCTCTCCAGGAAAAACAATTTGATGGTGGCGCTGCGATCATGGAGAAGTTGGACGACCAGGTCGCGACTATTAGTGACCCGATCGAGATTCAACTGCTTGAGCTTTGGCGCTCGATGCTGGGTGTTGAGGAGATCTCCGCTGATACGAACGTCTTTTCTCTTGGAGTAAGTTCGCTTTCGATCCTTCGCCTTGTCACGCGAATGAACAGCCTGTATTCCATGGGTTTTGGCCTGGCCAGTTTGATCTCTGCTCCGACGATCAAGATGGTTGCAGAGCTGGTCCGCAGACGCTACGCGCCTAACACGGTGACCTCGTTGGTGCCGATTCAACCTGTCGGCACGAAACGGCCTCTTTACATCGTCCATGGTGCGGGAGGGAACGTAGTCAACTTCTATGGCCTTACGACAAGAATTGGTGCGGATCAACCAGTTTACGGGGTGCAGGCACAGGCGCTTGAGCTCGATCAGCCGGCGCTGCTTCGCATCGAGGATATGGCTGCTCACTATCTGAAAGAGATTCGCCGAGTTCAGCCAGAGGGACCTTATCATCTGCTTGGTTATTCCTTCGGTGGAATTGTGGTCCTTGAGATGGCCCATCAACTACTTGCTGCGGGCGAAACGATTGGCCTGTTGGGGATGCTGGACACAAGAGCGAGAGATTACATCGAAGGATGGCCGGCCGAACTATCGTCCAACAATGGGCGGACTCAACGCGGCGGTCTTGCGGGATTTTTTCGCAGCCACGCCGGTCATGGAAGCGCCAAAGGATGGTGGGATTTTTTTCTAAAAGATCTTGGGGAGCGCAGAGTTCGCTACACAATTACGATCGCTGCGCGAATGTTCTCTACGTTGCCAGCCTTCCTCAAGAATACCCACGAGATCAACTCCGTTGCTGCGCGAAACTACAAAGTGAAACCAGTTTCACAAAAGTTGACTCTATTTCGAGCTGCGAATCAGGCGGATAGCAGCATCCCTTCTGATAACGGTTGGTCGCCAATCTTCAAAGGTGGAGTCGAAATTCATGAGATTCCCGGAGATCATTGGCAGGTTTTGTCTGT
This Tunturibacter gelidoferens DNA region includes the following protein-coding sequences:
- a CDS encoding condensation domain-containing protein, which produces MKQHSQAATGVTTNTPEETPVVSSMAPPADEVYVMPATQGQVRFWSLDQMHPGNPALNMPLMWQCRGELNVDLLAMAFTLAVRRHEMLRTTFAMVDGRLSQIIGGPYSVALPVKDLQDVPDAANSPEAGRLIREHAAYRMDLFNGPLLALKLLKFAPQHHLLLVTMHHIICDGISLGILLRDIAVFYEALMEEKKPVLPELPIQFADFAVWQEEWRKSEAAETSLNFWRKTLGTNFGRLELPHDATPEGRRDVRTDSESGDIETLLISPELTALAHEFCKNQNVTLNILLFSIFCALLHRVTGQRDLVIGSPCANRNEDTEELIGLFMNIQVLRVGIEPQETFRSLLTKVQDWTLGAYENQELPFEELIYDSHFSHNNTSFEIPIFFLYQKSFMVIQRVAGLEITPLRSMSPGAVFEWMFAIVDRPEEGPRLQLEYNPNYFRPGTIQRYLTSFIALLESAVRESSIQLEKMAPADDFLPAKLPDNQSRIVSRRNARPLQEKQFDGGAAIMEKLDDQVATISDPIEIQLLELWRSMLGVEEISADTNVFSLGVSSLSILRLVTRMNSLYSMGFGLASLISAPTIKMVAELVRRRYAPNTVTSLVPIQPVGTKRPLYIVHGAGGNVVNFYGLTTRIGADQPVYGVQAQALELDQPALLRIEDMAAHYLKEIRRVQPEGPYHLLGYSFGGIVVLEMAHQLLAAGETIGLLGMLDTRARDYIEGWPAELSSNNGRTQRGGLAGFFRSHAGHGSAKGWWDFFLKDLGERRVRYTITIAARMFSTLPAFLKNTHEINSVAARNYKVKPVSQKLTLFRAANQADSSIPSDNGWSPIFKGGVEIHEIPGDHWQVLSVPGIDVLARSIHGCLSQFDEPMG